GGAGCCGTTGCCGGGCCTGTGGACAGCCGGATGCGCCCGCGGCGCGCGTCGACCACGGTGGCCGGATGCCCGATGCCCTGTCACGCCGCCGCGGTCTGAGCACCGTCGCCACCGCCGCCCAGTTGACCGAGGAGTTCGGCCCGGTCCCCGTGACGATCAGCCGGGCGTCGCAGCGCGGGTTGTCCGAGGGAAGGTTGCGCGCGGCTGTGGCGGCGGGAGCCCTGACCGTGCTCCAACCCGGTGTGGTCGTCGCGAGCGAAGTCCTGGACGCGGTGGACGAGCGCGGCAGTCACCTGCTGACGGTTCGTGCCGCGATCGAGGGGGTCCCGGACGGTCTCGCCTGCTTCCGGTCCGCCCGGGCCGTGCACGTGCTGCCCGACCCGTTCGGTATCCCGCCGCTGGGGCAGGCTGACGCCGAACTGCTTGTGCCGGGCTCCTCGGGGTGGCGAGGACGCGGGTTCCGCGTGCACGGCTGCCCCCTGACCGAGGAGCCGGTCCTCGAGGGCGGGATCCCGGTGACGTCATTGGCCCGTACGGCCGTAGACGGTGCCCGCTACCTGCCGCTCCCCCGCGCCCTGATCCCGGTGGATGCGGCGCTGCGCCGCCTCGTGGCGCGGAGCCGGCCGGAGGAGGACCCGCGCTGGCTCGTGCGCGATCCCGGGGCAGTCGAAGGCGCACGCGCGGAGCTGGCCAAGGTCGTGACGCGCATGTACGGCTGGCCGGGAGTCGTCGGCGCCCGCCGAGCGGTCGCCCACGCCCACCCGGGAGCCGAGTCGCCGCTGGAGTCGCTGTCCCGCGGGGTGGTTCTGGACGGCGGTTTGCCGGCTCCGGACTGCGGGGTGCCGGTCCTGGGGGACGACGGACTCACGTACTGGGCCGACCAGGCTTGGCAGCGGTTCCGCGTCCTCGGTGAGGCCGACGGCCGGCTGAAGTACGTCGACCCGCAGGCGCTGTTCGACGAGAAGCGGCGGGAGGACGCGTTGCGCCGCGCGGGCTGGGCGGTCGTGCGCTGGACGTACGACGAGGTCGCGCGCACCCCCACCGTCGTGGTCGAGCGGATCGCCCGGGCCCTTCGCTCCGGTGGCTGGTCCCCTCCGTGACCCGTGCCCGGCGCGGCCGAATGAGTCTGGGCGTTGTTTGCGGGCCTTCTTCGGCCCCACAAACAACGCCCAGACTCATTCCGTCGGAAGACAGCGGGGGCAGCCGGGTCGGGAGCGGTCCGCCTACTCCGGTGCGGAGGGAGCGGGACGGGCGGTGCTGGTGGAGCGGGGGTCGCGGAAGTCGGCGACGCCCGGCACCCGCAGGACGATCAGGGTGACCAGGACCAGGACCGTTCCGGCGCCCACGAGCACCACGGCCTCGCCGACCAGCCCCACCAGCGGACCGGTGAGCGCCAGCCCGGCGGGCATCAGCGCCAGCGACGCCATCCAGTCCACGCTCGACACCCGGGCCAGCCGGTCCTGCGGGATCTCCCGCTGGATGGCCGACTGCCAGTACACGGCGAACGGCTCCCAGGCCGCCCCGGACGCGGCGTATGCGGCGTAGATCAGCCACGGCGACACCGGGAACAGCAGCGCCAGCGGGATCGACACCCACACCAGCCCCCACAGCCACGCCACGCGCCCGGGGTGGCGTGGCCGCACCCGCATCGCGATCAGCGCGCCCACCACGCCGCCGAGGGAGAACACCGCCAGCGCCGTCGCGTACACGGCATCGGTCCCGAACTCCCGCCGGCCGATGATCGGCAGCAGTACGTTCTCCGGCGCGATCACGGCCATCAGGAGCACCGAGGCGCCGAGTAGCGTCGCCACGACCCAGCGGTGCCGCCGCACCTCCGCCAGCCCCTCGCGCAGCTCGGCGACGAACGACGACCGCGGCCCCGCAGCCACCCGACCGGGCTCGGGCACCCGCAGCAGACACAGTGCGCTCACCAGGAACGTCACCGCGTTGACCGCGAACGCCAGCCGTACGTCGCCCAGGCCGACGACCAGCAGGCCACCCAGCCCGGGCCCGAGGACCGCCATCGACCGGTAGCTGATCGAGATCAGCCCGTTGGCCGCGGGCAGCCGCTCAGCGGGCAGCAGGCTCGGCAGTAGGGCCGTCTCCGCCGGGCGGAAGAACGCCTCGCCGGCTCCCACCAGGAAGACCAGGCCGGCGAGCACCGCGACCGGGGGCATGACCGGGATGACCGCCAACGCGCCCACGACGAGCAGTCGGAACACGTCCGCGGAGATCATCACGACCCGCCGCGGCAACCGGTCCGCCCATACCCCGCCGACCAGCGCGAACAGCACGACGGCCAGCCACCGGGCGCCGAGCACCAGACCGACCTGGCCGGCACCGCCGCCGGCGTCGAGCACCGCCACGGTGACCGCCACCGGAAACACCTGGTCCCCCAGCGTCGACACCGCCTGGCCGGTCCACAGCCAGCGGAAGCCGGGTACGCCGAGCACCGAGCCGCGCACCCGCGCGCGCAGCGACCGCCGGTCGCGCGGTGCGCGCGTGCCCGGGGTCTGCGGCGTGGCGAGGGTCACCGGGCGAGGCTGGCAGCAGCACCGGGTCGGCGTCGAATCGATAACCCGCGATCCGCATCACACACCCGCGATCCGCGTCCCACCGAAACCGTCGCTGCCCGCCCCGGCGGAGGTCCGGAGGCGACGGTTTCGGTAGGGAACGACGGCAGTGGGGCCCGGCCGGATCCGACAGATCCGACCGGGCCCCGCGACTGACTCTCGGGTCAGGCCTTCGGCCGGACCCCGTCCAGCAGCAGCGTGGCCACGTCGACGACCTCGACGCCCTGCGCCTCGCCGTCCTGCTGCCGCGTCGTCACGCCGTCGTTGAGCATCACCGAGCAGAACGGGCAGGCCACGGCGACCTTGGACGCGCCGGTCGCGATCGCCTCGTCGGCCCGGTTCTGGTTGACCCGGGTGCCGAGCTTCTCCTCCATCCACATCCGCGCGCCGCCGGCGCCGCAGCAGAAGGAGGTCTCCACCGACCGCTCCATCTCCACCAGGCGCACACCGGGGACGGACGCGACCAGCTCGCGCGGGGGCACGTACACCTGGTTGTGCCGGCCCAGGTAGCAGGGGTCGTGGTACGTCACCCGCTCGGTCAGCGGCGTGACCGGGGTGAGCCGGCCGTCGCTCACCAGCTGCGCGAGCAGCTGCGAGTGGTGCACGACCTCGTAGTTGCCGCCGAGCTGCGGGTACTCGCGGCCGAGGGTGTTGAGGCAGTGCGGGCAGGTCACCACGATCTTCTTGGCGCCGACCTCGTTGAGGACCTCGACGTTCTGCATCGCCTGCATCTGGAACAGGAACTCGTTGCCGGCCCGCCGCGCCGGGTCACCGGTGCAGGTCTCGCCCTCGCCGAGCACCATGAAGCTGACGCCGGCGGTGTGCAGCAGCTCCGCCACGGCCTTCGTCGTCTTCTTCGCCCGGTCCTCGTACGCGCCCGCGCAGCCGACCCAGAACAGCCACTCGACGTCGTCGGGGATCTTGTCCTCGCCCTCCATGCCGAAGACGCGGACGTCGAAGTCGACCTCCTCGATCCACGAGGTGCGCACCGAGGTGTTCATGCCCCACGGGTTGCCCTTGGTCTCGAGGTTCTTGAACAGGCCGTTGAGCTCGGCCGGGAACTCGGTCTGGATCATGACCATGTTGCGGCGCATGTCGACGAAGTGCGAGATGTGCTCGATGTCGACCGGGCACTGGTGCACGCAGGCGCCGCAGGTGGTGCACGACCACAGCGCGTCCTCGTCGATGACCGGACCGGTGTGCGAGCGGTGGCCCTTGGCGTCGTAGCCGTCGGTCGCGCGGTGCGGGTCGTCGTCACGCGGTCCGACCAGGGGCCGGGCGACCTCCTCCTGCACTCGCTCGGGCATCGTCGCCAGGACGTCCTCGTCGACCTCGCCCATCGGCGGGCGGTTGTCGGCGGTGGCCATGACGTACGGCGCGGCCGCGAACAGGTGGTCGCGCAGATCCATGATCATCAGCTTGGGCGACAGCGGCTTCTCGGTGTTCCACGCCGGGCACTGCGACTGGCAGCGGCCGCACTCGGTGCAGGTGGCCATGTCCAGCATGGCCTTCCAGCTGAAGTCGTCGATGCGCCCGACGCCGAACGTCGCGTCGTCGGCGGGGTCCTCGAAGTCGATCTTGTCGCGGCCGGAGTACATCGGCAGCAGCGGTCCGAGGGCGTTGGGCCGGCGGGAGGCGGCGACGTTGACCGGCGCCGCGAAGATGTGCAGGTGCTTGCTGTGCAGCACGATCAGCAGGAACACGAGCACGACGCCGATCTGCAGCCAGATGCCGATGGTCTCCAGCCACTCGTTCGCGGTCTCACCCAGCGGCTCCAGCCAACCGGCGACCCACTCCGAGACGAACGCCCCGGACTCGAACGGGAACACCCCGGTGTTGATCTGCGCCGCGCGGTACAGGAACAGCGTCCAGACGACGTTGAAGATCATGAACAGCACGAGCCACGCGGCGCCGGTGTGGCTGCCGAAGAAGCGGGACCAGCGGCCCTGCTTCGCGGGGTTGGTGCGCAGCCGGATGATCGCGAAGATCACGATGCCGACCAGGACGAGGACGCCGAACAGGTCCTCCATGAAGCCGAGCACCGGCCAGTGGCCGATGATCGGGATGGCGAAGTCCTCCTGGAACAGCGCGCCGTACGCCTCGATGATCGTCAGGCCGAGGATGAGGAAGCCCCAGAAGGCGAACACGTGCGCCATGCCGGGGACGGCCCACTGCAGCAGCTTGCGCTGCCCGAGCACCTCGGTGACCTCGGCCTCGACGGCCGGGCCGACCGCCTCGTCGCGGCCCATGGCCGGCTGACCGCTGCGGATGAGCGAGTACAGGAACCACGCCCGCTTGCCCGCCCAGGCCAGCGCCACGACGGTGATGGCCAGTCCGACCACGAGTCGCAGCAGCATCATCGAGTCCATCGCGACCTACCCTCCGGCACGGCCCCGCGGGGCGTCGTGTCGACCCAACCGGTCAGTGAGTGCGGTACCTACCGGTCAGTAACATTAGCGGTCGCCGTGCCCCGGTGGCCCACCACCCGGGCGGTCGCCGCCCTGCGCGGGTGGGACGTCCGTCACGCCCGCGTCGTACCGTGGAGCCAGGACGCCGAGCCGTCCGTCCCACCCGCACCACCGTACTCACGCGCGCAGGCGCCGAACCCCCGGAGCCCGATGACCCGCCGACCCGCCACCGGCACCGCGCCCGCGGTGCGACGCAGCGGGCTCGCCGCCGGCCTCGTGGCCGTGCTCGCGGGGGGTCTCCTGACGGTTCCGGCGTACGCCGACGACGGGGCGCCTGCCCCAGCCGGCGACCCCCGGTCCTCGGTGGGCTCGGTCGGCGGGGCCCCCGCGGACGTCGAGGTCCAGCGCGCCCCGGACGGGGACCTCGCGCTGGTCACCGCCACCCCCGGCGACCTGCCCGCCGACGCGGTCGCCCCGGCGGCCTTCGGGCCGGTGGCCGCCGCCCTGGCGCACGCCTCGGCCTGGGCCGCCGGCTTCGGCGCCGGCCCCTCGGACCTGTCCGTCGCCTCCGTCGCCACCCGCCCCGGTGGCCGTACGGTCGTGCGGGTCGTCCAGCGCATCGACGGCGTCCCGGTCCGGGCCGGCGAGCTGGTCGTGGTCGTCGCGGCGGACGGCTCCCTGCTCACCGTGAGCGGCGGTGCGACGGCCCGGCCGGCCCGGTGGGAGTGGGCCGTGTCCCCGGCGGCGGCGACCCGGACGGCCGTGGCCGCGACCGCCGCGCTCGGCGACGCTGCCGCGATCGATGGCGCCGACGGCGCGGCCGCGCTGGAGCCGGGCACGCCGATGCGCGAGGTGTACGACCCCTCCCTGACCGGCGCCGACGGCGACGGCGGGCGGACCGCGTGGGCGGTGTCCGTACGGGATCGCCGCGACCCGACCGGAGGCGCCGAGGTGGTCGTCGACGCCGTGACGGGTCGGGTCCTGCTGGTGCAGCCGCACGGGCGGGCCGCCCTGGACCGGGTCGTGTGCGACGGCGCGAACACCCGGCAGACCTTCGACCAGGGCCTGTGCCGGGCGGTCGCCGCGGTCCGCCGCGAGGGCGACGCCCCGGTCGGTTCCTCCCCGACCCGCGACATCGACGCCGCGTACGAGTCCCTGGGTCGCACCGCGTCGCTGTATGCGCGCCTCGGCGTCGACCTCACCGCGCTGGTCGGCTACGACGCCCGCGACGGGCGGGGCCGCCAGCTGCGGGCCACCGTGCGCTACTGCCCGCCCAAGGACGTCGAC
The nucleotide sequence above comes from Candidatus Nanopelagicales bacterium. Encoded proteins:
- a CDS encoding MFS transporter, giving the protein MTLATPQTPGTRAPRDRRSLRARVRGSVLGVPGFRWLWTGQAVSTLGDQVFPVAVTVAVLDAGGGAGQVGLVLGARWLAVVLFALVGGVWADRLPRRVVMISADVFRLLVVGALAVIPVMPPVAVLAGLVFLVGAGEAFFRPAETALLPSLLPAERLPAANGLISISYRSMAVLGPGLGGLLVVGLGDVRLAFAVNAVTFLVSALCLLRVPEPGRVAAGPRSSFVAELREGLAEVRRHRWVVATLLGASVLLMAVIAPENVLLPIIGRREFGTDAVYATALAVFSLGGVVGALIAMRVRPRHPGRVAWLWGLVWVSIPLALLFPVSPWLIYAAYAASGAAWEPFAVYWQSAIQREIPQDRLARVSSVDWMASLALMPAGLALTGPLVGLVGEAVVLVGAGTVLVLVTLIVLRVPGVADFRDPRSTSTARPAPSAPE
- a CDS encoding (Fe-S)-binding protein produces the protein MDSMMLLRLVVGLAITVVALAWAGKRAWFLYSLIRSGQPAMGRDEAVGPAVEAEVTEVLGQRKLLQWAVPGMAHVFAFWGFLILGLTIIEAYGALFQEDFAIPIIGHWPVLGFMEDLFGVLVLVGIVIFAIIRLRTNPAKQGRWSRFFGSHTGAAWLVLFMIFNVVWTLFLYRAAQINTGVFPFESGAFVSEWVAGWLEPLGETANEWLETIGIWLQIGVVLVFLLIVLHSKHLHIFAAPVNVAASRRPNALGPLLPMYSGRDKIDFEDPADDATFGVGRIDDFSWKAMLDMATCTECGRCQSQCPAWNTEKPLSPKLMIMDLRDHLFAAAPYVMATADNRPPMGEVDEDVLATMPERVQEEVARPLVGPRDDDPHRATDGYDAKGHRSHTGPVIDEDALWSCTTCGACVHQCPVDIEHISHFVDMRRNMVMIQTEFPAELNGLFKNLETKGNPWGMNTSVRTSWIEEVDFDVRVFGMEGEDKIPDDVEWLFWVGCAGAYEDRAKKTTKAVAELLHTAGVSFMVLGEGETCTGDPARRAGNEFLFQMQAMQNVEVLNEVGAKKIVVTCPHCLNTLGREYPQLGGNYEVVHHSQLLAQLVSDGRLTPVTPLTERVTYHDPCYLGRHNQVYVPPRELVASVPGVRLVEMERSVETSFCCGAGGARMWMEEKLGTRVNQNRADEAIATGASKVAVACPFCSVMLNDGVTTRQQDGEAQGVEVVDVATLLLDGVRPKA
- a CDS encoding DUF559 domain-containing protein; this encodes MPDALSRRRGLSTVATAAQLTEEFGPVPVTISRASQRGLSEGRLRAAVAAGALTVLQPGVVVASEVLDAVDERGSHLLTVRAAIEGVPDGLACFRSARAVHVLPDPFGIPPLGQADAELLVPGSSGWRGRGFRVHGCPLTEEPVLEGGIPVTSLARTAVDGARYLPLPRALIPVDAALRRLVARSRPEEDPRWLVRDPGAVEGARAELAKVVTRMYGWPGVVGARRAVAHAHPGAESPLESLSRGVVLDGGLPAPDCGVPVLGDDGLTYWADQAWQRFRVLGEADGRLKYVDPQALFDEKRREDALRRAGWAVVRWTYDEVARTPTVVVERIARALRSGGWSPP